A stretch of Synechococcus sp. MIT S9220 DNA encodes these proteins:
- the alaS gene encoding alanine--tRNA ligase, with the protein MAVARSSRNEAAGPRTGAEIREAFLAFYEQRGHRRMPSASLVPEDPTVLLTIAGMLPFKPIFLGQQQRPAPCATSSQKCIRTNDIENVGRTARHHTFFEMLGNFSFGDYFKQQAIEWAWELSTVVYGLDPKNLVVSVFREDDEAEQIWRDVVGVNPKRIIRMDEADNFWASGPTGPCGPCSEIYYDFKPELGDEGIDLEDDDRFIEFYNLVFMQSNRDAEGTLTPLANRNIDTGMGLERMAQILQKVPNNYETDLIFPLIEAVADLAGVDYRQLDDKGKTSLKVIGDHSRAVTQLISDGVTASNLGRGYILRRLLRRVVRHGRLLGIDQPFLKTMGEAAIALMQAVHPQLVERKEVILAELQREEARFLETLERGEKLLADVLAAQPKQIGGAQAFELYDTYGFPLELTQEIAEEHGLAVDLAGFELAMEQQRQRAKAAAVSIDLTLQDAIDQVASGIDGTDFRGYEQLEQSSSVQALVVNGDPAQQAVAGDVVQVVLDTTPFYGEGGGQVGDRGTLAGEGHDGDGLIVSVESVSRNRSVFVHSGRVERGILAVGDVVQGRVDRTCRRRAQANHTATHLLQSALKQVVDPGIGQAGSLVNFDRLRFDFHCPRAVSSEELERIEVLINSWIADAHELQVQEMAIDKAKAAGAVAMFGEKYADVVRVVDVPGVSMELCGGTHVANTAEIGLFKIVSESGVAAGIRRIEAVAGLAVLAYLNERDVVVKQLGERFKAQPGEIVDRVSALQDELKSTSKALQAVQAELAVAKSAALASKAVAVGEFQLLVERLDGVDGSGLQGAAQSLSDQLGEGAAVVIGGLPDPADQGKVILVAAFGKAVIANGQQAGKFIGGIAKRCGGGGGGRPNLAQAGGRDGAALDGALDAARQELGATLQSDARG; encoded by the coding sequence ATGGCTGTTGCACGATCGTCGCGAAACGAGGCAGCTGGTCCCCGCACTGGTGCGGAGATCCGGGAAGCGTTCCTCGCGTTTTATGAGCAGCGTGGTCACAGGCGGATGCCCAGTGCCTCACTCGTGCCTGAGGACCCCACGGTTCTGCTCACGATCGCGGGAATGTTGCCGTTCAAGCCGATCTTTCTCGGTCAGCAGCAACGGCCTGCCCCTTGTGCGACCAGCAGCCAAAAGTGCATTCGCACCAACGACATCGAAAACGTGGGTCGCACTGCCCGGCACCACACCTTCTTCGAGATGCTGGGCAACTTCTCTTTTGGGGATTACTTCAAGCAGCAGGCGATTGAGTGGGCCTGGGAGCTGAGCACGGTCGTCTATGGCTTGGATCCCAAGAATTTGGTGGTGAGCGTCTTCCGGGAAGACGATGAAGCTGAGCAGATCTGGCGTGATGTTGTTGGTGTCAATCCGAAGCGCATCATCCGCATGGATGAAGCCGATAACTTCTGGGCCTCAGGTCCAACAGGACCCTGTGGTCCTTGCTCGGAGATTTATTACGACTTCAAGCCCGAACTCGGTGATGAAGGAATCGATCTTGAAGACGACGATCGTTTTATCGAGTTCTACAACTTGGTGTTTATGCAGTCGAATCGCGATGCGGAGGGCACGCTCACACCGCTAGCGAATCGCAACATCGACACGGGGATGGGTCTGGAGCGCATGGCTCAGATCCTGCAGAAGGTTCCTAATAACTATGAAACCGATCTGATTTTTCCGCTGATTGAAGCAGTAGCTGATTTAGCTGGTGTCGACTACCGCCAGCTCGACGACAAGGGCAAAACCTCACTCAAGGTGATCGGCGATCACAGTCGAGCCGTGACGCAGTTGATCAGCGATGGCGTCACGGCAAGCAATTTGGGCCGTGGCTACATCCTGCGTCGCTTGCTGCGTCGGGTGGTGCGGCATGGACGTCTCCTGGGCATCGATCAACCGTTTCTCAAGACCATGGGTGAGGCGGCCATTGCGCTGATGCAGGCGGTGCATCCTCAGTTGGTGGAGCGCAAGGAGGTGATCCTGGCGGAGCTGCAACGTGAGGAAGCCCGGTTCCTAGAGACCCTGGAACGGGGAGAGAAGCTGTTGGCGGATGTGCTGGCGGCCCAGCCGAAACAGATCGGCGGTGCGCAGGCTTTTGAGCTGTATGACACCTATGGCTTTCCACTCGAGCTCACGCAGGAAATCGCTGAAGAGCATGGTCTAGCCGTTGATCTGGCCGGATTTGAACTGGCGATGGAGCAACAGCGTCAGCGTGCCAAAGCCGCTGCCGTGAGCATTGACCTCACGCTTCAGGACGCCATTGATCAGGTGGCCTCAGGGATTGATGGAACCGATTTCCGTGGTTATGAGCAGCTTGAGCAGAGCAGCAGTGTGCAGGCTCTTGTGGTGAATGGTGACCCCGCTCAGCAAGCCGTTGCCGGTGATGTTGTGCAGGTGGTGCTTGATACCACTCCCTTCTATGGGGAGGGGGGCGGCCAGGTGGGTGATCGCGGCACCCTGGCGGGTGAAGGCCATGACGGCGATGGCCTGATTGTCAGTGTGGAATCGGTGAGCAGGAACCGCAGCGTGTTCGTGCACAGCGGCCGGGTTGAGCGCGGAATACTGGCCGTCGGCGATGTAGTGCAGGGTCGTGTCGACCGGACTTGCCGTCGCCGTGCCCAGGCGAATCACACCGCGACGCATCTGTTGCAATCGGCCTTAAAACAGGTGGTGGATCCAGGCATTGGCCAGGCCGGATCGCTGGTGAACTTCGATCGTTTGCGTTTCGACTTCCATTGCCCGCGGGCTGTGAGCTCCGAGGAGCTGGAGCGTATTGAGGTTCTGATCAACAGCTGGATCGCCGATGCCCATGAGCTCCAGGTGCAGGAGATGGCGATCGACAAGGCCAAGGCTGCTGGTGCTGTGGCCATGTTTGGTGAGAAGTACGCCGATGTGGTGCGCGTTGTCGACGTACCTGGTGTGTCGATGGAACTCTGCGGTGGCACCCACGTGGCCAACACTGCTGAGATCGGTCTGTTCAAGATTGTCAGTGAAAGTGGAGTGGCAGCTGGCATCCGTCGCATCGAAGCTGTAGCGGGGCTAGCCGTGCTCGCCTACCTGAACGAACGCGATGTTGTGGTGAAGCAGTTGGGAGAGCGCTTCAAAGCCCAGCCCGGCGAGATCGTGGACAGGGTGAGCGCTCTTCAGGACGAGTTGAAGTCCACAAGTAAGGCGCTGCAGGCTGTCCAGGCGGAGTTGGCGGTTGCTAAATCAGCCGCCCTGGCATCCAAGGCGGTTGCTGTTGGTGAGTTTCAGCTGCTGGTTGAGCGTCTTGACGGTGTGGATGGCAGCGGTCTGCAAGGTGCTGCCCAGAGCCTGAGCGATCAACTGGGTGAGGGGGCAGCCGTGGTAATCGGTGGCCTGCCGGACCCTGCCGATCAGGGCAAGGTGATTCTGGTGGCAGCCTTTGGCAAAGCTGTGATCGCCAATGGACAGCAAGCGGGCAAGTTCATCGGCGGGATCGCCAAACGCTGCGGTGGCGGTGGTGGTGGCCGCCCGAATCTTGCTCAGGCCGGAGGTCGTGATGGTGCGGCTCTGGATGGAGCCTTGGACGCGGCAAGGCAGGAGTTGGGGGCAACACTTCAATCAGACGCTCGGGGCTGA
- a CDS encoding DEAD/DEAH box helicase — MSLLHATWLPAIRTPSSSGRAALLVWADTWRVAEPMGPGATPAIHPFTLSPEELRSLLTERDLLPDGIIDATACLTLPSRSVKAKRKRSAATETASEDDPPWCGLPLQAGEPIPKTTEWWPWQVQGLAIEPMAATEWLAKLPLSGRHPDLADELRWWSHMQRWALSLVARGRWLPQVELSKGEGYPHRARWVPLLNREEDRRRLEDLAAGLPLVATCALPWREPTGKRSNRMTRLRPEAMRAANPVACCRPRSGRLRVATLLEDLLDAQLRKGFSPDQEGLDPLLCAWEEALSSETGVINLNDEDAERLATASHHWREGVAGNVAAARACLELATPAEGEELWPLRFFLQAESDPTLKLPASAAWAAGPKGLQLGEIPVEHPSEVLLEGMGRALTVFEPIERGLESATPEAMQLTPAEAFVLVRTAARQLRDVGVGVDLPPSLSGGLASRLGLAIKAELPERSRGFTLGESLDWSWELMIGGVTLTLRELERLSGKRSPLVRHKGAWIELRPNDLKNAERFCGANPELSLDDALRLTATEGDTLMRLPVHAFDAGPRLQGVLEQYHQQKSPDPLPAPEGFCGQLRPYQERGLGWLAFLHRFDQGACLADDMGLGKTIQLLAFLQHLKVEQELKKPVLLVAPTSVLTNWKREAAAFTPELNVHEHYGPKRPTTLAALKKTLKDVDLVLTSYGLVQRDIELLESFDWQGTVIDEAQAIKNPSAKQSQATRDLARTRKGTRFRIALTGTPVENRVSELWALMDFLNPRVLGEEEFFRQRYRMPIERYGDMSSLRDLKSRVGPFILRRLKTDKAIISDLPEKVELSEWVGLSKEQKSLYAKTVEDTLDAIARAPRGKRHGQVLGLLTRLKQICNHPALALKEKDASEDFLQRSAKLQRLEEILEEVVEAGDRALLFTQFAEWGTLLREYLQRRWRSEVPFLCGSTSKTERQAMVDRFQEDPRGPQLFLLSLKAGGVGLNLTRASHVFHIDRWWNPAVENQATDRAYRIGQTNRVMVHKFITSGSVEEKIDRMIREKSRLAEDIVGSGEEWLGGLEMGQLKELVSLEDNPS; from the coding sequence ATGAGCCTGCTGCACGCCACCTGGCTTCCGGCCATTCGTACTCCCAGCAGCTCCGGTCGAGCTGCTCTGCTGGTGTGGGCTGACACCTGGCGTGTGGCCGAGCCGATGGGACCGGGCGCCACCCCCGCCATTCATCCCTTCACCCTCAGCCCTGAGGAACTTCGGTCCTTGCTCACGGAGCGTGACCTACTCCCAGACGGAATCATTGACGCAACGGCCTGCCTGACCCTGCCCAGTCGCAGTGTTAAAGCGAAACGCAAGCGCTCAGCAGCCACAGAGACAGCCTCCGAGGACGACCCACCGTGGTGCGGTCTGCCGCTGCAGGCCGGTGAACCGATTCCGAAGACCACCGAATGGTGGCCCTGGCAGGTGCAGGGCCTGGCCATCGAACCAATGGCTGCAACTGAGTGGCTGGCCAAGCTGCCGCTTTCCGGTCGTCATCCGGATCTAGCCGATGAACTGCGCTGGTGGAGCCACATGCAGCGCTGGGCCCTGAGCCTGGTGGCACGAGGCCGCTGGCTGCCCCAGGTGGAGCTGAGCAAGGGCGAGGGCTATCCCCACCGAGCCCGCTGGGTGCCACTGCTCAATCGGGAGGAAGACCGGCGCCGGCTGGAGGATCTGGCGGCAGGACTCCCCCTGGTTGCCACCTGTGCCCTGCCCTGGCGCGAACCAACCGGAAAACGCAGCAACCGCATGACCCGGTTGCGACCGGAGGCGATGCGAGCCGCCAATCCCGTGGCCTGTTGTCGACCCCGCAGCGGCCGGCTGCGGGTAGCCACCCTGCTGGAAGACCTACTGGATGCCCAGCTGCGCAAAGGCTTCAGCCCTGATCAAGAAGGCCTGGACCCACTGCTCTGCGCCTGGGAAGAGGCTCTCAGCTCTGAAACCGGCGTGATCAACCTCAATGATGAGGATGCCGAGCGTTTAGCCACCGCCAGCCATCACTGGCGAGAGGGCGTGGCCGGCAATGTTGCTGCGGCACGGGCCTGCCTCGAACTGGCTACACCGGCTGAGGGTGAAGAACTCTGGCCCCTGCGCTTCTTCCTGCAGGCGGAGTCGGACCCCACACTGAAGCTGCCGGCCAGTGCCGCATGGGCTGCAGGCCCCAAGGGTCTTCAGCTGGGAGAGATTCCCGTGGAGCATCCCAGCGAAGTGCTCCTGGAGGGCATGGGCCGAGCCTTGACGGTGTTCGAACCGATCGAGCGAGGCCTCGAAAGCGCCACACCGGAGGCGATGCAGCTCACCCCTGCCGAAGCCTTCGTGCTGGTGCGCACGGCCGCACGTCAACTGCGCGATGTGGGTGTGGGCGTCGACCTGCCTCCGAGCCTGTCCGGCGGGCTGGCCAGCCGACTGGGACTGGCGATCAAAGCGGAACTGCCCGAGCGGTCCCGCGGCTTCACCCTGGGCGAGAGCCTCGACTGGAGCTGGGAGCTGATGATCGGCGGCGTCACGCTTACCCTGCGCGAACTGGAACGCCTGAGTGGCAAACGCAGCCCGCTGGTGCGTCACAAGGGAGCCTGGATCGAACTGCGGCCCAATGACCTCAAGAACGCTGAACGCTTCTGTGGCGCCAATCCAGAGCTCAGCCTGGACGATGCCCTGCGACTGACAGCCACCGAGGGCGACACGCTGATGCGCCTACCCGTGCATGCCTTCGATGCTGGCCCCCGGCTTCAGGGTGTCCTTGAGCAGTACCACCAGCAGAAATCACCGGATCCACTGCCCGCACCTGAAGGATTCTGCGGACAACTGCGGCCTTATCAGGAGCGTGGGCTGGGCTGGCTCGCCTTCCTGCACCGTTTCGACCAGGGTGCCTGCCTGGCCGATGACATGGGCCTGGGCAAAACGATCCAACTGCTGGCGTTTCTGCAACACCTCAAGGTGGAACAGGAACTGAAGAAGCCCGTACTGCTGGTGGCCCCGACATCGGTGCTGACCAACTGGAAACGGGAGGCCGCAGCCTTCACGCCTGAGCTCAACGTGCATGAGCACTACGGCCCCAAACGGCCCACAACTCTGGCTGCTCTCAAAAAGACTCTCAAAGATGTCGACCTGGTTCTCACCAGTTACGGACTGGTGCAACGGGACATCGAGCTGCTGGAGAGCTTCGACTGGCAAGGAACAGTGATCGATGAGGCTCAGGCCATCAAGAACCCGTCGGCCAAACAGAGCCAGGCCACGCGCGATCTGGCCCGCACCCGCAAGGGCACCCGCTTTCGCATCGCCCTCACCGGTACGCCGGTGGAGAACAGGGTGAGTGAGTTGTGGGCCCTGATGGATTTCCTCAACCCCAGGGTTCTGGGTGAGGAGGAATTTTTCCGCCAGCGCTATCGCATGCCGATCGAACGCTACGGCGACATGTCGTCACTGCGTGACCTCAAGTCGCGGGTGGGACCCTTCATCCTCAGGCGCTTGAAGACCGACAAGGCGATCATCTCTGATCTGCCGGAGAAAGTGGAACTGAGCGAATGGGTCGGGCTGAGCAAGGAACAGAAATCGCTCTATGCCAAAACCGTCGAGGACACCCTCGATGCCATTGCCCGTGCTCCGCGGGGCAAACGCCACGGACAGGTGCTGGGACTACTGACCCGCCTGAAACAGATCTGCAACCATCCCGCCCTTGCGCTGAAGGAGAAGGACGCCAGTGAGGATTTCCTGCAACGTTCCGCGAAGCTGCAACGGCTCGAAGAGATCCTCGAAGAAGTGGTCGAGGCCGGCGACCGCGCTCTGCTCTTCACCCAGTTCGCGGAATGGGGAACATTGCTGAGGGAGTATCTGCAACGCCGCTGGCGCAGCGAAGTGCCCTTCCTTTGCGGCAGCACCAGCAAGACGGAGCGACAGGCCATGGTCGATCGTTTTCAGGAAGATCCCCGCGGACCACAACTGTTCCTGCTCTCACTCAAGGCCGGTGGCGTGGGCCTGAACCTCACCCGGGCCAGCCATGTGTTCCACATCGATCGATGGTGGAACCCAGCGGTGGAAAACCAAGCCACAGACAGGGCTTATCGGATCGGACAAACCAACCGCGTGATGGTGCACAAGTTCATCACCAGCGGCTCGGTGGAAGAAAAGATTGACCGGATGATCCGCGAGAAGTCCAGACTGGCGGAAGACATCGTGGGCTCCGGGGAGGAATGGCTCGGAGGACTCGAAATGGGCCAGCTCAAGGAGCTGGTGAGCCTGGAAGACAATCCCTCCTGA
- a CDS encoding SWIM zinc finger family protein: protein MTITPNSSGINTSLSDEGLGQQPWWVEQWMELINSYRFKKRLERAWTYAREGHVTSIRFEGRRVHARVQGTDEDPYKVKLWLDVLSDEDWGFVLEALTQKARWSAQLLAGIMPADIERAFAASGRRLFPFKLQEVRSECSCPDKANPCKHISAVYFLMGERFSEDPFVLFQLRGRTRTKLLENLAEHRLKALQARADQAKAESKSMPPADGGESNPDDTITPPHPAVLDPTLWWRYEANLDGDLVVITPAMEGDTGLDAAGDLPLAEEPRFPESRPRFLQHLRDQGQALAQRAMLEAMAAGG, encoded by the coding sequence ATGACCATCACCCCCAACAGCAGCGGCATCAACACCTCACTGAGTGACGAGGGACTCGGGCAGCAACCCTGGTGGGTTGAACAGTGGATGGAGCTGATCAACTCCTACCGCTTCAAAAAACGCCTCGAACGGGCCTGGACCTACGCCCGTGAAGGACACGTGACATCGATTCGCTTTGAAGGGCGACGCGTGCATGCCCGTGTTCAGGGAACCGATGAAGACCCCTACAAAGTGAAGCTCTGGCTTGATGTGCTGAGCGATGAGGACTGGGGCTTCGTGCTGGAAGCCCTGACGCAAAAGGCCCGCTGGTCGGCACAGCTCCTGGCCGGAATCATGCCGGCCGACATCGAACGAGCCTTTGCGGCCAGTGGCCGCCGGCTCTTCCCCTTCAAGCTGCAGGAGGTGCGCAGTGAATGCAGCTGTCCGGATAAAGCCAATCCCTGCAAGCACATCAGTGCGGTGTACTTCCTGATGGGAGAACGCTTCAGTGAAGACCCCTTCGTGCTGTTTCAGCTGAGGGGGCGCACGCGCACGAAGCTGCTGGAAAACCTGGCAGAACACCGACTCAAGGCCCTGCAGGCCAGGGCCGATCAGGCCAAAGCTGAAAGCAAATCCATGCCACCCGCGGATGGCGGCGAGTCCAACCCGGACGACACCATCACGCCGCCGCATCCAGCGGTGCTGGACCCCACGCTCTGGTGGCGTTACGAAGCCAACCTCGATGGTGATCTGGTGGTGATCACCCCCGCGATGGAAGGAGATACAGGCCTTGATGCAGCCGGCGATCTTCCCCTGGCTGAGGAGCCACGCTTCCCCGAATCCAGACCTCGCTTTCTGCAGCACCTACGTGATCAGGGTCAGGCCCTGGCACAGCGGGCCATGCTGGAAGCCATGGCGGCCGGTGGCTGA
- a CDS encoding MEKHLA domain-containing protein translates to MAESAPWQTPESQCLISRLMLSHQRAFKRPLLDLDCGDPATDLFSSEMAVLAHDNSHDPRLIYANAIALRLWERSWQEMIGMPSRCTAEEAAREQRASALQRAQNQDAFEGYSGVRVSRTGQRFMINNARIWTLWDDKGHNCGQAAAFSSWSWL, encoded by the coding sequence GTGGCTGAATCAGCGCCCTGGCAGACGCCGGAGTCGCAGTGCCTGATCTCCAGACTGATGCTGTCTCACCAACGGGCCTTCAAGCGACCACTGCTTGACTTGGACTGTGGAGACCCTGCAACGGACCTGTTCAGCAGCGAGATGGCGGTTCTCGCCCACGACAACAGCCATGATCCACGCCTGATTTATGCCAATGCCATCGCTCTGCGTCTGTGGGAGCGGTCTTGGCAAGAGATGATCGGCATGCCCTCCCGCTGCACCGCGGAGGAAGCGGCACGTGAGCAACGCGCTTCCGCCCTGCAACGCGCGCAAAACCAAGACGCTTTCGAGGGCTATAGCGGCGTGCGGGTGTCACGAACCGGTCAACGATTCATGATCAACAACGCAAGAATCTGGACCCTCTGGGACGACAAAGGCCACAACTGCGGGCAGGCGGCAGCGTTCTCAAGCTGGTCCTGGCTATGA
- a CDS encoding Hsp20/alpha crystallin family protein has translation MITLRQSPFDLFERLDQQLSQVERVPAAEIHETEDHYSIRLELPGVAHDSIDVKASDRSLSVSAERLNPQANAADEAEASTNNTLLSEFRYGNWSRNFRFAHSLDRDALRASYRDGILTIEAPKTDNRTTVSVKVES, from the coding sequence ATGATCACCCTTCGTCAGTCACCGTTTGATCTGTTCGAGCGTCTCGACCAGCAGCTTTCACAGGTCGAACGTGTACCAGCCGCCGAAATTCACGAAACCGAAGATCACTACTCCATTCGCCTGGAACTCCCCGGCGTGGCTCACGACAGCATCGACGTCAAAGCCAGCGATCGCAGTCTCAGCGTCAGCGCTGAGCGTTTGAACCCTCAGGCCAATGCAGCCGATGAGGCCGAAGCATCGACCAACAACACCTTGCTCAGCGAGTTTCGCTACGGCAACTGGAGCCGCAACTTTCGCTTCGCCCATTCTCTCGACCGCGACGCTCTTCGAGCCAGCTACCGCGACGGCATCCTCACGATCGAGGCGCCCAAAACCGATAACCGCACCACCGTGTCGGTGAAGGTCGAAAGCTGA
- a CDS encoding TRAP transporter substrate-binding protein produces the protein MQRRQLLRTSGQALAAAAGAGALSACTIRRAENGGSSSLPQVRWRMATSWPVSLDTIYGGAETICEQVKAMSGGGFTIEPFAAGEIVPGLEVLDAVQAGSVECGHTASYYYVGKNPAFAFGTAVPFGLTAQQQNAWLYQGGGNEAMDALFADFGAKSFPAGNTGGQLGGWFKRPVDNLASLKGLKMRIPGLGGKVMASLGVNVQVLPGGEIYLALERGAIDAAEFTGPYDDEKLGLPKAAKYYYYPGWWEPGPSLTALVNRTAWEKLPEEYQAMFSTACYQANLGMLSKYEQRNSEALLRLRRQGIKLEAYSNDILEAAKEATNVLFADLAADDAGFRDLLERWRLFQKETLNWNRINELPLAKFNTRAEGGEG, from the coding sequence ATGCAACGTCGGCAGCTGCTCCGGACCAGTGGGCAAGCGCTAGCCGCTGCAGCCGGAGCCGGAGCACTGAGCGCCTGCACGATTCGTCGTGCTGAAAACGGTGGCAGCAGCAGCCTTCCCCAGGTGCGCTGGCGGATGGCAACAAGCTGGCCGGTTTCACTCGACACCATTTACGGAGGTGCCGAAACCATCTGTGAACAGGTGAAGGCGATGAGTGGCGGAGGGTTCACGATCGAACCGTTTGCCGCCGGTGAAATTGTTCCCGGACTTGAAGTGCTGGATGCCGTGCAAGCCGGCTCCGTGGAATGCGGCCATACGGCCAGCTACTACTACGTGGGCAAGAATCCCGCGTTCGCCTTCGGCACTGCCGTGCCATTCGGGCTCACGGCCCAGCAACAGAATGCCTGGCTCTATCAGGGAGGCGGCAATGAAGCGATGGACGCCTTGTTCGCCGACTTCGGAGCCAAGAGCTTCCCAGCCGGCAACACCGGCGGCCAGCTGGGCGGCTGGTTCAAGCGACCTGTCGACAACCTGGCATCCCTCAAGGGTTTGAAGATGCGCATCCCAGGACTGGGAGGCAAGGTGATGGCCAGCCTGGGGGTGAATGTTCAAGTCTTGCCAGGCGGCGAGATCTATCTGGCACTGGAACGGGGAGCGATCGACGCAGCGGAGTTCACCGGCCCCTACGACGACGAAAAACTCGGACTCCCCAAAGCAGCGAAGTACTACTACTACCCAGGCTGGTGGGAACCAGGGCCAAGCCTGACCGCGCTGGTCAACCGCACGGCCTGGGAGAAATTGCCGGAGGAGTATCAGGCCATGTTCAGCACAGCCTGTTACCAGGCGAATCTGGGCATGCTCAGCAAGTACGAACAACGCAACAGCGAGGCGCTGCTGAGGCTGCGGCGACAGGGAATCAAACTTGAGGCCTACAGCAACGACATTCTCGAAGCAGCCAAGGAAGCCACCAACGTGTTGTTTGCAGATCTGGCGGCTGACGATGCCGGCTTCCGAGATTTACTGGAACGCTGGCGGCTGTTCCAGAAAGAAACGCTGAACTGGAATCGCATCAACGAGCTGCCGCTGGCGAAGTTCAACACCAGGGCCGAGGGAGGTGAAGGATGA
- a CDS encoding TRAP transporter small permease subunit → MSEPLSGMVRLFDRLNAAAAWLARWSVLLMLAIGIWNVVGRYLGSAIGINLSSNGLIEAQWYLFDLIFLLGLGWTLQKQGHVRVDVLQSRWSPRRRNRQELNSILLLLLPFAFGVMAISIAPALRSWSIAEMSPDPGGLPRTWVKSLIPIGFLLLGLQGIAEALRLRLALSNPEATQAADEQHQEGGTTL, encoded by the coding sequence ATGAGCGAACCTCTCTCCGGAATGGTGCGCCTATTCGATCGCCTCAACGCCGCGGCCGCCTGGCTGGCGCGCTGGTCCGTGCTGCTAATGCTGGCCATCGGAATCTGGAACGTTGTTGGCCGCTATTTGGGCTCTGCCATCGGGATCAATCTCAGCTCCAACGGGCTGATCGAGGCCCAGTGGTATCTCTTCGATCTGATCTTTCTGCTAGGCCTCGGCTGGACCCTACAGAAACAGGGCCACGTGCGTGTGGATGTGCTGCAGAGCCGCTGGTCACCACGCCGCCGCAACCGTCAGGAGCTCAACAGCATCCTGCTGCTCTTGCTGCCCTTCGCCTTCGGAGTGATGGCGATCTCCATTGCACCAGCGCTGCGCTCCTGGAGCATTGCCGAGATGTCGCCCGATCCAGGCGGACTGCCACGCACCTGGGTGAAATCGCTCATACCAATTGGCTTTCTGTTGTTAGGGCTGCAGGGAATCGCGGAAGCACTACGGCTGCGGCTGGCCCTCAGCAACCCCGAGGCCACCCAAGCTGCCGATGAGCAGCACCAAGAGGGAGGCACCACGCTGTGA